In a genomic window of Schistocerca gregaria isolate iqSchGreg1 chromosome 5, iqSchGreg1.2, whole genome shotgun sequence:
- the LOC126272542 gene encoding uncharacterized protein LOC126272542, with the protein MANPPEPTNNSVARLAVRPPPFWPHNPSLWFAQVEANFSYAGITVDDTKFALVVSQLDHQYAAEVQEIIISPPGTNSYDRLKAELIRSVSASQEERIRQVLTEEDIGDGKTRTKIITSASPPPEQPLLLLPTTAQW; encoded by the exons ATGGCGAATCCACCAGAGCCGACAAATAATTCTGTGGCGCGTCTAGCGGTGCGACCACCACCCTTCTGGCCGCACAATCCATCCCTGTGGTTTGCGCAAGTCGAAGCAAATTTTTCCTATGCGGGTATCACGGTCGACGACACGAAATTCGCGCTCGTGGTCAGCCAACTAGATCACCAGTACGCCGCTGAGGTTCAAGAGATCATAATTAGCCCGCCGGGAACGAACAGCTACGACCGATTGAAAGCAGAACTAATTCGGAGCGTGTCCGCTTCGCAAGAAGAACGAATTCGGCAGGTGCTTACCGAAGAGGACATCGGCG ATGGCAAGACGCGAACCAAAATTATCACATCTGCAAGTCCACCTCCTGAGCAACCACTGCTGCTGTTACCGACTACAGCACAGTGGTAA